A stretch of the Pan troglodytes isolate AG18354 chromosome 20, NHGRI_mPanTro3-v2.0_pri, whole genome shotgun sequence genome encodes the following:
- the LIM2 gene encoding lens fiber membrane intrinsic protein isoform X2: MYSFMGGGLFCAWVGTILLVVATATDHWMQYRLSGSFAHQGLWRYCLGNKCYLQTDSIAYWNATRAFMILSALCAISGIIMGIMAFAHQPTFSRISRPFSAGIMFFSSTLFVVLALAIYTGVTVSFLGRRFGDWRFSWSYILGWVAVLMTFFAGIFYMCAYRVQECRRLSTPR, encoded by the exons ATGTACAGCTTCATGGGTGGTGGCCTGTTCTGTGCCTGGGTGGGGACCATCCTCCTGGTGGTGGCCACGGCAACAGACCACTGGATGCAGTACCGGCTGTCAGGGTCCTTCGCCCACCAGGGCCTGTGGCGgtactgcctgggcaacaagtgctaCCTGCAGACAGACAGCATCG CATACTGGAATGCCACCCGGGCCTTCATGATCCTGTCTGCCCTATGCGCCATCTCCGGCATCATCATGGGCATCATGGCCTTTGCTCATCAGCCTACCTTCTCCCGCATCTCCCGGCCCTTCTCTGCTGGCATCATGTTTTTTTCCTCAA cccttTTCGTCGTGTTGGCCTTGGCCATCTACACTGGAGTCACCGTCAGCTTCCTGGGCCGCCGCTTTGGGGACTGGCGCTTTTCCTGGTCCTACATCCTGGGCTGGGTGGCAGTGCTCATGACGTTCTTCGCAG GGATTTTCTACATGTGCGCCTACCGGGTGCAGGAATGCCGGCGCCTGTCTACACCCCGCTGA
- the LIM2 gene encoding lens fiber membrane intrinsic protein isoform X1 encodes MYSFMGGGLFCAWVGTILLVVATATDHWMQYRLSGSFAHQGLWRYCLGNKCYLQTDSIGEPPGQGPGRAWGKSRADLGAQGHLYSRWRTLRLKEGKGATQAYWNATRAFMILSALCAISGIIMGIMAFAHQPTFSRISRPFSAGIMFFSSTLFVVLALAIYTGVTVSFLGRRFGDWRFSWSYILGWVAVLMTFFAGIFYMCAYRVQECRRLSTPR; translated from the exons ATGTACAGCTTCATGGGTGGTGGCCTGTTCTGTGCCTGGGTGGGGACCATCCTCCTGGTGGTGGCCACGGCAACAGACCACTGGATGCAGTACCGGCTGTCAGGGTCCTTCGCCCACCAGGGCCTGTGGCGgtactgcctgggcaacaagtgctaCCTGCAGACAGACAGCATCGGTGAGCCCCCCGGCCAGGGTCCAGGCCGCGCCTGGGGAAAGAGCAGGGCGGACCTCGGGGCCCAAGGACACCTGTATTCCAGATGGAGAACTCTGCGGCTCAAAGAGGGAAAGGGAGCaacccaag CATACTGGAATGCCACCCGGGCCTTCATGATCCTGTCTGCCCTATGCGCCATCTCCGGCATCATCATGGGCATCATGGCCTTTGCTCATCAGCCTACCTTCTCCCGCATCTCCCGGCCCTTCTCTGCTGGCATCATGTTTTTTTCCTCAA cccttTTCGTCGTGTTGGCCTTGGCCATCTACACTGGAGTCACCGTCAGCTTCCTGGGCCGCCGCTTTGGGGACTGGCGCTTTTCCTGGTCCTACATCCTGGGCTGGGTGGCAGTGCTCATGACGTTCTTCGCAG GGATTTTCTACATGTGCGCCTACCGGGTGCAGGAATGCCGGCGCCTGTCTACACCCCGCTGA
- the C19H19orf84 gene encoding uncharacterized protein C19orf84 homolog, whose translation MEQPKDGAGPEGNNLSLPSSGTEPWPPAPLPAPPPLLLSSTDPTHLGLPESVASVTVPIRLDTLSCLLHSALLGAYTFQQALPSCPCCPQAGHSQPGAVRRPPRGRGGWEVRHRPGWGRGPHRRGLGRAEQPERGRAGGPGAGPRTPPMTLPSPPTLPAQDGKKEARGPEPPLETPLAAEDWETEY comes from the exons ATGGAACAACCAAAGGACGGGGCTGGGCCTGAAGG GAACAACCTGTCCCTGCCGTCATCTGGGACCGAGCCATGGCCCCCTGCgcctctcccagcccctccaCCCTTGCTCCTGAGCTCCACAGACCCCACCCACCTGGGGCTCCCGGAGAGCGTGGCCTCTGTCACCGTGCCCATACGCCTGGAcaccctctcctgcctcctgcacAGCGCCCTGCTGGGGGCCTACACCTTCCAACAGGCCTTGCCCTCTTGCCCCTGCTGCCCCCAGGCAGGCCACTCCCAGCCGGGGGCAGTTAGGAGGCCTCCCAGGGGACGcggaggctgggaagtcaggcacaggccaggctggggccGAGGCCCGCATCGACGGGGCCTCGGGAGAGCTGAGCAGCCAGAGAGGGGCCGGGCGGGGGGCCCTGGGGCTGGCCCCAGGACCCCACCAATGACACTGCCATCACCACCAACACTGCCTGCCCAGGATGGGAAGAAGGAAGCTCGAGGTCCAGAGCCGCCCCTGGAAACACCACTGGCTGCTGaggactgggagacagagtacTAG